The Streptomyces sp. ALI-76-A nucleotide sequence ACGGGCGGCCTGAAGGGGCGGACGAGAGCCTCTCGACGGGTGTGGCCGGTCCGGTCCGGACTTCGCAGCCGACGTGATCAGGGCGGGCCGGCCAAGCCGCCCGTCTCCGGGTCGCGGCCCGTCAGGCAGTACGTGCCGCCCGCCGGATCCCGCAGCACGGTCCAGTGGCGGCCGCGGGAGATCGGCCGCGCCCCGGCGCGTTCGTGAGCGGCCCGGGTCGCCTCGACGTCCGCGCAGGCGAGGTCCAGGTGTGCGGAGGCGGGACGTTCCTCACCGAGCCGTTGCAGCAGGATGCGGATCGGCAGCCCGGGCGGCGGCCGCAGCACGTGGAACTCGGGGAGGGAACCCGGCCGGGACTCCCAGTCGGGCAGCAGGCCGCTCCAGAACGCGACGTCGGCGGCGTAGGACGACGGCGGGAGGTCGAGGCACACCTGGTCGAGGCGGCTGCCGCGGACCACCGGCGGCCGGACCGACTCGCCGTGCCAGGGTACCGCGCAGAACAGCCCGCCGGCGGGGGAGCGCAGGACGACGAGCGTGCCGTGGTCGGCCACCGTCCGCGCCCCGAG carries:
- a CDS encoding VOC family protein, whose translation is MSPSVLWTYAFVDRPAGAFARAGDFWTTVTGTRLSGLRGEHREFATLLADGADACVKVQGVVEGGGGAHLDFAVADVPGFVASAHRLGARTVADHGTLVVLRSPAGGLFCAVPWHGESVRPPVVRGSRLDQVCLDLPPSSYAADVAFWSGLLPDWESRPGSLPEFHVLRPPPGLPIRILLQRLGEERPASAHLDLACADVEATRAAHERAGARPISRGRHWTVLRDPAGGTYCLTGRDPETGGLAGPP